From Homo sapiens chromosome 6, GRCh38.p14 Primary Assembly, the proteins below share one genomic window:
- the HSD17B8 gene encoding (3R)-3-hydroxyacyl-CoA dehydrogenase: MASQLQNRLRSALALVTGAGSGIGRAVSVRLAGEGATVAACDLDRAAAQETVRLLGGPGSKEGPPRGNHAAFQADVSEARAARCLLEQVQACFSRPPSVVVSCAGITQDEFLLHMSEDDWDKVIAVNLKGTFLVTQAAAQALVSNGCRGSIINISSIVGKVGNVGQTNYAASKAGVIGLTQTAARELGRHGIRCNSVLPGFIATPMTQKVPQKVVDKITEMIPMGHLGDPEDVADVVAFLASEDSGYITGTSVEVTGGLFM; the protein is encoded by the exons ATGGCGTCTCAGCTCCAGAACCGACTCCGCTCCGCACTGGCCTTGGTCACAG GTGCGGGGAGCGGCATCGGCCGAGCGGTCAGTGTACGCCTGGCCGGAGAGGGGGCCACCGTAGCTGCCTGCGACCTGGACCGGGCAGCGGCACAGGAGACGGTGCGGCTGCTGGGCGGGCCAGGGAGCAAGGAGGGGCCGCCCCGAGGGAACCATGCTGCCTTCCAGGCTGACGTGTCTGAGGCCAGGGCCGCCAGGTGCCTGCTGGAACAAGTGCAG GCCTGCTTTTCTCGCCCACCATCTGTCGTTGTGTCCTGTGCGGGCATCACCCAGGATGAGTTTCTGCTGCACATGTCTGAGGATGACTGGGACAAAGTCATAGCTGTCAACCTCAAG GGCACCTTCCTAGTCACTCAGGCTGCAGCACAAGCCCTGGTGTCCAATGGTTGTCGTGGTTCCATCATCAACATCAGTAGCATCGTAGGAAAG GTGGGGAACGTGGGGCAGACAAACTATGCAGCATCCAAGGCTGGAGTGATTGGGCTGACCCAGACCGCAGCCCGGGAGCTTGGACG ACATGGGATCCGCTGTAACTCTGTCCTCCCAGGGTTCATTGCAACACCCATGACACAGAAAGTGCCACAGAAAGTGGTGGACAAG ATTACTGAAATGATCCCGATGGGACACTTGGGGGACCCTGAGG ATGTGGCAGATGTGGTCGCATTCTTGGCATCTGAAGATAGTGGATACATCACAGGGACCTCAGTGGAAGTCACTG GAGGTCTTTTCATGTAA
- the RING1 gene encoding E3 ubiquitin-protein ligase RING1, whose product MTTPANAQNASKTWELSLYELHRTPQEAIMDGTEIAVSPRSLHSELMCPICLDMLKNTMTTKECLHRFCSDCIVTALRSGNKECPTCRKKLVSKRSLRPDPNFDALISKIYPSREEYEAHQDRVLIRLSRLHNQQALSSSIEEGLRMQAMHRAQRVRRPIPGSDQTTTMSGGEGEPGEGEGDGEDVSSDSAPDSAPGPAPKRPRGGGAGGSSVGTGGGGTGGVGGGAGSEDSGDRGGTLGGGTLGPPSPPGAPSPPEPGGEIELVFRPHPLLVEKGEYCQTRYVKTTGNATVDHLSKYLALRIALERRQQQEAGEPGGPGGGASDTGGPDGCGGEGGGAGGGDGPEEPALPSLEGVSEKQYTIYIAPGGGAFTTLNGSLTLELVNEKFWKVSRPLELCYAPTKDPK is encoded by the exons ATGACGACGCCGGCGAATGCCCAGAATGCCAGCAAAACGTGGGAACTGAGTCTGTATGAGCTGCACCGGACCCCGCAG GAAGCCATAATGGATGGCACAGAGATTGCTGTTTCCCCTCGGTCACTGCATTCAGAACTCATGTGCCCTATCTGCCTGGACATGCTGAAGAATACGATGACCACCAAGGAGTGCCTCCACAGATTCTGCTCTGACTGCATTGTCACAGCCCTACGGAGCGG GAACAAGGAGTGTCCTACCTGCCGAAAGAAGCTGGTGTCCAAGCGATCCCTACGGCCAGACCCCAACTTTGATGCCCTGATCTCTAAGATCTATCCTAGCCGGGAGGAATACGAGGCCCATCAAGACCGAGTGCTTATCCGCCTGAGCCGCCTGCACAACCAGCAGGCATTGAGCTCCAGCATTGAGGAGGGGCTACGCATGCAGGCCATGCACAG GGCCCAGCGTGTGAGGCGGCCGATACCAGGGTCAGATCAGACCACAACGATGAGTGGGGGGGAAGGAGAGCccggggagggagaaggggatggAGAAGATGTGAGCTCAGACTCCGCCCCTGACTCTGCCCCAGGCCCTGCTCCCAAGCGACCCCGTGGAGGGGGCGCAGGGGGGAGCAGTGTAGGGACAGGGGGAGGCGGCactggtggggtgggtgggggtgccGGTTCGGAAGACTCTGGTGACCGGGGAGGGACTCTGGGAGGGGGAACGCTGGGCCCCCCAAGCCCTCCTGGGGCCCCCAGCCCCCCAGAGCCAGGTGGAGAAATTGAGCTCGTGTTCCGGCCCCACCCCCTGCTCGTGGAGAAGGGAGAATACTGCCAGACGAG GTATGTGAAGACAACTGGGAATGCCACAGTGGACCACCTCTCCAAGTACTTGGCCCTGCGCATTGCCCTCGAGCGGAGGCAACAGCAGGAAGCAGGGGAGCCAGGAGGGCCTGGAGGGGGCGCCTCTGACACCGGAGGACCTGATGGGTGTGGCGGGGAGGGTGGGGGTGCCGGAGGAGGTGACGGTCCTGAGGAGCCTGCtttgcccagcctggagggcGTCAGTGAAAAGCAGTACACCATCTACATCGCACCTGGAGGCGGGGCGTTCACG ACGTTGAATGGCTCGCTGACCCTGGAGCTGGTGAATGAGAAATTCTGGAAGGTGTCCCGGCCACTGGAGCTGTGCTATGCTCCCACCAAGGATCCAAAGTGA
- the SLC39A7 gene encoding zinc transporter SLC39A7 isoform 1 precursor (isoform 1 precursor is encoded by transcript variant 1), translated as MARGLGAPHWVAVGLLTWATLGLLVAGLGGHDDLHDDLQEDFHGHSHRHSHEDFHHGHSHAHGHGHTHESIWHGHTHDHDHGHSHEDLHHGHSHGYSHESLYHRGHGHDHEHSHGGYGESGAPGIKQDLDAVTLWAYALGATVLISAAPFFVLFLIPVESNSPRHRSLLQILLSFASGGLLGDAFLHLIPHALEPHSHHTLEQPGHGHSHSGQGPILSVGLWVLSGIVAFLVVEKFVRHVKGGHGHSHGHGHAHSHTRGSHGHGRQERSTKEKQSSEEEEKETRGVQKRRGGSTVPKDGPVRPQNAEEEKRGLDLRVSGYLNLAADLAHNFTDGLAIGASFRGGRGLGILTTMTVLLHEVPHEVGDFAILVQSGCSKKQAMRLQLLTAVGALAGTACALLTEGGAVGSEIAGGAGPGWVLPFTAGGFIYVATVSVLPELLREASPLQSLLEVLGLLGGVIMMVLIAHLE; from the exons ATGGCCAGAGGCCTGGGGGCCCCCCACTGGGTGGCCGTGGGACTGCTGACCTGGGCGACCTTGGGGCTTCTGGTGGCTGGACTCGGGGGTCATGACGACCTGCACGACGATCTGCAAGAGGACTTCCATGGCCACAGCCACAGGCACTCACATGAAGATTTCCACCATGGCCACAGCCATGCCCATGGCCATGGCCACACTCACGAGAGCATCTGGCATGGACATACCCACGATCACGACCATGGACATTCACATGAGGATTTACACCATGGCCATAGCCATGGCTACTCCCATGAGAGCCTCTACCACAGAGGACATGGACATGACCATGAGCATAGCCATGGAGGCTATGGGGAGTCTGGGGCTCCAGGCATCAAGCAGGACCTGGATGCTGTCACTCTCTGGGCTTAT GCACTGGGGGCCACAGTGCTGATCTCAGCAGCTCCATTTTTTGTCCTCTTCCTTATCCCCGTGGAGTCGAACTCTCCCCGGCATCGCTCTCTACTTCAGATCTTGCTCAGTTTTGCTTCCGGTGGGCTCCTGGGAGATGCTTTCCTGCACCTCATTCCTCATGCTCTTG AACCTCATTCTCACCACACTCTGGAGCAACCCGGACATGGACACTCCCACAGTG GCCAGGGCCCCATTCTGTCTGTGGGACTGTGGGTTCTCAGTGGAATTGTTGCCTTTCTTGTCGTGGAGAAATTTGTGAGACATGTGAAAGGAGGACATGGTCACAGTCATGGACATGGACACGCTCACAGTCATACACGTGGAAGTCATGGACATGGAAGACAAG AGCGTTCTACCAAGGAGAAGCAGAgctcagaggaagaagaaaaggaaacaagaggGGTTCAGAAGAGGCGAGGAGGGAGCACAGTACCCAAAGATGGGCCAGTGAGACCTCAGAacgctgaagaagaaaaaagaggcttAG ACCTGCGTGTGTCGGGGTACCTGAATCTGGCTGCTGACTTGGCACACAACTTCACTGATGGTCTGGCCATTGGGGCTTCCTTTCGAGGGGGCCGGGGACTAGGGATCCTGACCACAATGACTGTCCTGCTACATGAAGTGCCCCACGAGGTCGGAGACTTTGCCATCTTGGTCCAGTCTGGCTGCAGCAAAAAGCAG GCGATGCGTCTGCAACTACTGACAGCAGTAGGGGCACTGGCAGGCACAGCCTGTGCCCTTCTCACTGAAGGAGGAGCAGTGGGCAGTGAAATTGCAGGTGGTGCAGGTCCTGGCTGGGTCCTGCCATTTACTGCAGGTGGCTTTATCTACGTAGCAACAGTGTCTGTGTTGCCCGAGCTGCTGAGGGAGGCATCACCATTGCAATCACTTCTGGAGGTGCTGGGGCTGCTGGGGGGAGTTATCATGATGGTGCTGATTGCCCACCTTGAGTGA
- the SLC39A7 gene encoding zinc transporter SLC39A7 isoform 2 (isoform 2 is encoded by transcript variant 3) has protein sequence MTTCTTICKRTSMATATVLISAAPFFVLFLIPVESNSPRHRSLLQILLSFASGGLLGDAFLHLIPHALEPHSHHTLEQPGHGHSHSGQGPILSVGLWVLSGIVAFLVVEKFVRHVKGGHGHSHGHGHAHSHTRGSHGHGRQERSTKEKQSSEEEEKETRGVQKRRGGSTVPKDGPVRPQNAEEEKRGLDLRVSGYLNLAADLAHNFTDGLAIGASFRGGRGLGILTTMTVLLHEVPHEVGDFAILVQSGCSKKQAMRLQLLTAVGALAGTACALLTEGGAVGSEIAGGAGPGWVLPFTAGGFIYVATVSVLPELLREASPLQSLLEVLGLLGGVIMMVLIAHLE, from the exons ATGACGACCTGCACGACGATCTGCAAGAGGACTTCCATGGCCACAGCCACAG TGCTGATCTCAGCAGCTCCATTTTTTGTCCTCTTCCTTATCCCCGTGGAGTCGAACTCTCCCCGGCATCGCTCTCTACTTCAGATCTTGCTCAGTTTTGCTTCCGGTGGGCTCCTGGGAGATGCTTTCCTGCACCTCATTCCTCATGCTCTTG AACCTCATTCTCACCACACTCTGGAGCAACCCGGACATGGACACTCCCACAGTG GCCAGGGCCCCATTCTGTCTGTGGGACTGTGGGTTCTCAGTGGAATTGTTGCCTTTCTTGTCGTGGAGAAATTTGTGAGACATGTGAAAGGAGGACATGGTCACAGTCATGGACATGGACACGCTCACAGTCATACACGTGGAAGTCATGGACATGGAAGACAAG AGCGTTCTACCAAGGAGAAGCAGAgctcagaggaagaagaaaaggaaacaagaggGGTTCAGAAGAGGCGAGGAGGGAGCACAGTACCCAAAGATGGGCCAGTGAGACCTCAGAacgctgaagaagaaaaaagaggcttAG ACCTGCGTGTGTCGGGGTACCTGAATCTGGCTGCTGACTTGGCACACAACTTCACTGATGGTCTGGCCATTGGGGCTTCCTTTCGAGGGGGCCGGGGACTAGGGATCCTGACCACAATGACTGTCCTGCTACATGAAGTGCCCCACGAGGTCGGAGACTTTGCCATCTTGGTCCAGTCTGGCTGCAGCAAAAAGCAG GCGATGCGTCTGCAACTACTGACAGCAGTAGGGGCACTGGCAGGCACAGCCTGTGCCCTTCTCACTGAAGGAGGAGCAGTGGGCAGTGAAATTGCAGGTGGTGCAGGTCCTGGCTGGGTCCTGCCATTTACTGCAGGTGGCTTTATCTACGTAGCAACAGTGTCTGTGTTGCCCGAGCTGCTGAGGGAGGCATCACCATTGCAATCACTTCTGGAGGTGCTGGGGCTGCTGGGGGGAGTTATCATGATGGTGCTGATTGCCCACCTTGAGTGA